CCTTGTCTCGACCCCTCTGACCGGCACTTTTTGATTGAGATATATTATGTGAACGCataattaagacatttttttatttgcagttcTGGTTGTCGATATCAGTGAAAAAGTCAACGGCAATTCTGACTTTGTTTTGACTAAAAATGACCTAGATCTTAATTGGCTAAACAGCAACACGGGGAAACCTTGCTTGTTAGTGTTTAACTTTGGCTGGAGCAAATATTTCAATGATCGTCAGAAATATTTGGGCTATGACGAGGTAACAAAGACTATGAGATTCCCCGGTAAGTAACTAATAAGGATAATAATAGCAGCTTACACTTACATTGAATTCGACTAAGTAATTTGCTTTTACAAACGACCAAATATATTAGCATTTGTATACACTATACACATCATTACTACGCGCGTTTTAGCGTGTGAGACtcgcgaaaaaaaaatgtctacttACCCTATTAAATTAATGACTACTTGTGTTACAGGTTTGAGTACAGAAGTAGCTGAACTGATTACgtctacatacaaaaatatagttgGTATTGGAACCGACGTGTCTTCTGTCGACCCAGGCGCAACACCCGATTTTGCTGTGCATAAACAATTTTCGAAAGCAGGATTGTACAACATAGAAAACGTCAACTTCGAAAAGAAAGTTCCTGGTGCGTTCCTTTTTATTGCACGAATTTCGCCTTTATGAATGCGACAGTACTTTTCACTTTTCGCGTTGATATCTTGCTTTGAAAGCTCACCCTCAATTCACGGTGGTGGTGCTGAGAAGAAGCctgtagttttataatatatatttttttaattttcagctaCCAAATGTACAGCTTTGGCTCTTCCAATGAAAATCGGGATGGGCACAGGTGCACCACTGCGCCTTGTTGCAATCTGTCCCCAAGAAGCAGCCGCATAATTCTATGGAGCTTTTTATATATACTAAATGAAAGCTCgtattgatgaaataaaaaaacatgtatgcgatatattgtttttatttagtttttagttcaCTTGGAATACAACGAATATACCTACAAAATGTAAGTTTATTGGACTtcagtggaaaataaaaataactaagaatTAATCACTCTTAAAAAATCGTGTCCATTGTAAATCAACAaagtttacataatatgtaagacTTTCAATTTGATAcctaaaaaacgaaaaaaaaaaagatattctaTTCTGAATAAACCTAATGAAACGTACCTTCAATAAAACAGAATCCATCACATTTCGCAGGattaagaaactatttttttacaataaattgctatgattttaaattaacaaaaatggaACGCTTTATAAACATCCTTTTATTCGCACTTAAGAAATATATTCTTTTCTATAAGTTCTGTATAAACCAAATCATCGTCATCATTTTTTAACTCCACCAATGGGAGTGAATCATTATAACTTATCACCTTAACGTGGAATGGTCCTTGGTCCAAGAAAGTTTTTGAGTAAGCCTCTGTTACCACTGTAATGTCGATTTCCGGGTTTACTTTAACCCCATGTAATTTGGCTGATATAGTAGCAGGTGGAAGACTAACCCATTCCTCACTAATCTCTCTAGTATCAGCTAAAGAAATAACTTCGGTATTACCATAATcaacatattttactttaagtaaATTTTTGGTTTCACTAAATTGCAAAATGGACGCTCGATACCAGCGACCGTCTTCAGGAAAAAGAGCAATGCAagctttattttcaaaaataccaTTCAATGGAGTCATATTCGTACTTTCATTCTGAAGTTCTTCAAACATTTGATCATAAGTTCTAGTCGTGTCCTCatcaaatattatacttaactGTAATGTATTCAAGTcattaataatagaaatattacaTTTGAATTCTTCTTGTAAATCTTTTgggtatgaaatatattttccctCGAGAGAAGCTTCTTCTTGTTCCATTAACTTGTTCCAATCAGTTCCTTTTAAAGAGTGATCAAAAGAATCTGAAGTTGTCGATAATTGTTCGATGGTATTGTCGGATTCTTCAACAACTATATAATCTGGACCAGAATCAGTTTCTAGTGTGACATCTTGTTTTTCGTTATTTGTTAAATCTTCTGAGGGAGCAAACTTTCTTATCAGTGCTTTTGAGCCATCGGAATACTCCGCCATTTCGAAATCAACCAAATGGTCGTTGATCTTGAGCTTGTCGAATTTCAACTCTATGGGATAAATTCCATTTATTGGTTCGCCACAAATTTTtacatgacattttttttctacaattgATTTATGTATGTAGTCTAAAGTTTGTCTATCCCAATGTGTATTAACGGGGCGGATACGGTTTAGAATACATTTGTTTGCTTGGGTTGCTATCTGATGGAGAGGAACACTTTTTCGTAGGTTTTCAAAGGAACACAATTCTTCATTGCCGTAATCGATGTAATGTATCAAGCAGTTAGAATCTTCTTTGTTAACTTCCACTACTCGACCTCTGTAATAGCGGTTATCTAAGTAATATAACGCAGCACAGGGTTCGCCAACCGCCCATTTCATGTATTGTGCTTTTGGATCTGGGTTTTTAAAACGAACGTCGAGTGCTTTCCGAATTAAATCCAACGTGTCTTGTTGCGATACGTCATGTAGGTAAATAATACCGTCGTTATCTATGtaactgaaaagaaaagaaaaaaatagataaattcaCAAATATATCCTCATATTTAGTTTGATCAATTGATCAATACTTACGTTGGTAGTGCGGTAAACTCCTTGCAAGTCAGAGGTTCTGGTGGCAACCAGTCAGTTATGTACATAACATTGGAAGATTCTGGACTTTCTGTACTTCTATCTTTGCTATCATCACTCTCTCTAACTGACATGGATGTATTTGCACTACTTTCACCTTctgagttttcttttattatggACTTCAAAGGCACCATAGGTATTGGTTCTAACTGTAACCATTCGTTAATTGATCCTTTGATATTAAGGAAAGATAGAGTATCACCCAGATCATCGAGATTGTCGGTAGAGTCAACCTGGAAAAGATtaacatacattaaaatttgtttcaaattataattgagtATAGAGTTACTTTACATACCACTTGCGTCTTGTCAGGTACTCCGAGCCCACgttctataattattttgtttaaacaacgCCACTCAGACGTGTTAGGTTCTAAAGCACCTCCTTGTACAGTATGGTACACCCAAATTTCAATTGGCATGCTGTTGTCTTTAAAGTTTCCTAACTTCGTTATGAACACGCGCTTGTAAAAATCAAGGAGCTCTTTTAGGCACTCTTTGGTGACCAAGGGCCATTCTTCACCAATGGCTGGTATGATTCCGTACAGATGGCATTTTAAAGCGGCGTCACCAATCGCAGCAAACTCGGAGGTCAAAACTCTTAGATTGGCCCTCGGGACAGTTTCAGTACACGCAAAGTCTCCGTAAAATACTTTAGCCGTGTCATTATCTAGTTCTAAAATGTTTGCGCGACGCCAAGTATTAGATAGGTTGCACAATGAGCAACATCTATCGCCAACTTTCCAATCGTCCTTTGATTGGGTTTTACTCTTGgagtaatatttttgaatagctTCAAACAATTcattgaagtttttttgttgttgtaacaatgaaatataaatgtgtgAGGGAGATTCGTAATACAGGATTTTAGCTTCTAACCTTAAAGGCCCTTTGTCTTTGGCTTGCATATTGTCACTTGAATCACTATCAGTATTGTTTTTAGGTGATTTTGCAACGACTTCTTCAACTCTCGGTTTGGTTTGGGAGAGTTTTTGAGGTGGTGACTGTTTTGGAGTAGCTTGTTGTTGTTCTGCGAGATTTTTGTTGAAGCCATAAATTCtgtaaaagcaaaatattaattaacaataaaacactttCTCAACCTACACTTAAACTGCGTAAGTACTTATTTCTCAAGTCAGAAAACATTACTTTTTGTATGGTTTAAAAATGTGACGCAAATTCATGGCTTACCCAAATGTTATAGCGAACTTGTGTTTGACCATTTCCGTATTAATGCAAATAACGTTATCGATGTCTTCTTTATCATATAACGTTACGCCAATGGAGCCCTGACTTCGATGACCTCTTCTATGGCGATTATCTTCAACTTGAAGCTCCAACAACTTTCCTTCGTAGCGTTGAAGAAATTCGACAGAGGCCTTGGACCACTTTTTATTAGCAGGTGTGATACCAGCCAAATGGCACTCGGTAGCCTGTagaaaccaaatattttttttaaactttacgAGTCCTGCATGCACTTAGCACGCTGGGTGTTAAGGTGTCAAATTCTTTGTGCTTTGTTAGTGCTCCGTGATTTTAGGAAAAATATCTCATTAGATTTGTGCAACATATTTAAAGTTGAAGAAGTAAATAGGAGGTGAAGGAAGGAAGGAATTAAACGCCTCAAACAGGATACAACAGTCTGCTTTGCTGAACGAGATAGTTAAAAACATATGGAAGTTGACTGTGAATTGGCTGCACTTATTAACTGGAAGAAAGTATTATGAGGGAGGGGGGGGATAATGGGGGTCAAagttaatatgattttttttggaatggaccacggctttgaaatttggctttaatattgtttatacaaaataatgaaatatgtgcaaaGCGGTTTTTGGGCATTTTTAATTAAGGGGGTAATGGGGGTGGTCAAAGGTGTTACGaatctttttaatttgacacaaatgttaattaaagatGCGAATCGCGAAGCAACTCGGCCTGTCCAAGCGgccggagtcgcgggcaacagcgcaacagctagtagtgtATAAGTATTCCTCACGAGTGCGCTGAGCGTGGTGTACTTATGCGGCAGATGTCGCAGGCGCTGCCAGTGCAGCAGCGGCGCGCGGCCGCAGTCGGGCAGCAGCAGGCGCACGCGGCCGCGCGGCGCCAGCTCCGCCACCGCGCCGCGCGCCCACTGCGCGCCGCCCCGCGCCGTGCCCCGCGCCGAGCCGCCCACGTGCGCCGCGCACACCATGCCTGCACCCATACATCCAAGGCTCACGTATAGCCGAACCGAATCACCATACTAAATCCGACGTCCAACAAGCaaatccactaatgcttgttcggagtctgggtgtctttgtgcacgtgatttttatgtttgtgaaaccccccgcgatacaagaattaaattccttactgcgagtcgtatttttaaaagaaaaatagtcaGCAATAAAAGTGCACACATCATATATTATGGCGGTCGTATATGCGGAGGAtcatcatcggtctagcctgtttcccaactatgttggggtcggcttccagtctaacccgattcagctaagtacctgtgttttacaaggagcgactgcctttttaacctccttaacccagttacctgggcaacacgataccttggttggactggttgtcagactttctttAACAACTGCCaaacataaatgaataatatccgggacccacaatttaacgtgccttctgaaacacggagtaactcattatgacaaagatggtttGCCATCTATGGATCAATTAAGTCGAGcgtggcttaacctgtgatcgattcacttatgcagttatagcttagctacgagctcctgATACATACGGTATACACACAAGACTCAGGTGAAATAGTCAGCAATGAAAGTGGTTACATCATATGGCTATCGTATAAGCAGAGGATTTTTATACATATTCGTGCAGTTCTATAAGCGCAAGCGTTTGCCTCCAAGGGCTGTACTACAACCTGTAGTACAATGTTTTCACTTTTTATCACTGACGGATGCCATAGGCGAAAGTTAAGTCTGGAATTGCTGGGCAATCCCAGGGACGAATTATATTTGCGAATCATATAAATATACGAATAAAGTAAATGTACACAAAAATTACCTATTTCGGGTAAATACACAGTTCCGAAATTAGATTCCAAACTAAATTCTTGTTCCAAATCTTCAGTGAGTTTCTCATATACACTTTGGAGATGGCTctgaaaagtattaaaaaaattataaaatgataaatacatTTCGGCGAATATGATAttgtatgataaaaaaaacccttaCCCTTCTTACGAAAAACTTATCGGGGCTCACAACATGAGTAATGGTCACCGTCTCCGTAGTATccgatttaaagttattttggcTCATATACAGCCTATGCTTCTCTTTTGCATCCATAATTACTGGATACTGTAATAAACGAGCTCAATAGAGATTTTTACAAATTACcagtgaaaacaaaattaaaaattttaattttcaatgaaaGTTGTACTGTGCAATGTTGACAATGATGCTTAAAAGCTTTCAGCATGAGAAGCAAATAATAGTTACCACTAGTTTGGGGTTAAGCAGTTTAGCTCGGTCGTGGAACACCAGCGCGTGCGCCAGGCTGACGCCGTGTTCGAATGTGGTGACGTCACACTCGAGCTTAAAGTCCACGTTTGTTAACGGGATTAAACGACGTATATGAATGACAGCTTGTTTGCTGAAAGATAAGCAAAAACAAGTGTTGTTCAATAATTAGgctgataaaataatttgtaagttttatttatcatttaattgcCGTACTAAAAATACACTTAGCTAAGGGACCTActaaaatgattatttgtttaatttaataaggaaTGCAATCGatgacaaagaaaatataacttgTAGAACCAAATTGTGCAGTTTTGTTCTTTATTACAATACAGCTGTTAGTTTACAAGTAACGGGTCAAGTGTAATCTGAATCCAAACTTACTTGTCAATAATTTTCTGCATTAAGATTGAGTCGTCACTTGTCCAAGCACCGGAAATTGGAACACAGTTGGCCAAGGAACAATTGATAGCTAGTGGAAAAGGACACTGTATTTTCGAAGGCGGCAAAAGACGTAAGCTGTAAGAAAAAGGTACATGTCTAACAATGTTTAGAGGTAAAAAGAACAATGAACGCCAGTGGAAGGGATGTACTGCAAGTACGAAATTGACAACAAAATGGAAACTGACAAACCAATACCGTTTCAGCAAAATCATACATCTTACAATGTCATAATGTCTTCATAATTCGCATACGTAGGATTGCGAAACTTGTTTACATATTTGGACTTGTATAGTTCTCTAAGAATGTTCTTTACCTAAACATGAATGTGTTACTTACTTTTCAACTGTTACGTATTCAACGCTGCCAAAATCAAAGTAGAAAACTTGAACCAAAGTTTCTCGTTTGTTTCTTGTATCCAAACCAGTGACGCGACATCTTTGCCACATTTTATCGGCCTTGTTGAATGCTAAATATGTCTTACCTGCAAAGTCGTTACGACATGGATTCAAGTTTCAAAACAAACCTCACTAATTAGAGTGTCAGAGTTACTGACACTCGAAAAACAACTTAAAGCATATTacaataaagtttgttttcgtTGAAGTTCTTAGCTATACACagaaaattcttatttatttgcaCCATTGGACATAATTTTAAGTGACTTGTctgttaaattttgtaataacagaaataaaataataaaat
This sequence is a window from Trichoplusia ni isolate ovarian cell line Hi5 chromosome 8, tn1, whole genome shotgun sequence. Protein-coding genes within it:
- the LOC113496503 gene encoding uncharacterized protein LOC113496503: MASVTLVFFALSCSLASLQAESDGLNSVLFSGNYEFIDMTHPFDNRTVYWPGTEPFKFTKQKEEFDKDNSWYAAYEFSAGEHGGTHLDAPYHFSNTGKRVGDFPIDKLILPLLVVDISEKVNGNSDFVLTKNDLDLNWLNSNTGKPCLLVFNFGWSKYFNDRQKYLGYDEVTKTMRFPGLSTEVAELITSTYKNIVGIGTDVSSVDPGATPDFAVHKQFSKAGLYNIENVNFEKKVPATKCTALALPMKIGMGTGAPLRLVAICPQEAAA
- the LOC113496502 gene encoding uncharacterized protein LOC113496502, whose translation is MADDMKKFCPNCSQHYFIQFGSSNIKGKWPLFLPCGHTMCENCIVNVIKCSEPLECKVCFVDAEVSKTEASEVVQDKSKLHKKFPINLLMVGELTLNLVQASENKNNNEEENHFLDLQSLIKDDAAQADCAECHTTTTKMCKQCAIVLCDTCFNKTHKNFVIFKNHLLQPIDTTTLPNVCKNHKEKQLDYYCNDCKKSICMDCMMVGGDKSCKNHDVVSLQEINETFLEDLNEISPQVDEIFRRLTKTAVDIGYLLHNYETDTGSAHEISKIMANVDQQFSKLCSIVQRHKDEIMNIIKHLKCSEKDSLKKAKSDVANAIKTAKNVLDMISKASDKNRIQQINVPALLDEAKKVVDTPWYLNKKETSKESLKVIVNEDLCSLINDYVQLEGNVKSVYKLASSSELSDDVDVPAAPTAPVFPPELPKDARKTTPKQKVDKDDKKAPALYKSAPQYRSKSGSVSSLNSISSDNSNRSYITPNSNYQPPIVHPVPPFAESQHPQQLRDGSQELIYVSHIVDPYNFFVQRACFQGLVKDIVREFRNAGSFSRPSVNHIIPGKTYLAFNKADKMWQRCRVTGLDTRNKRETLVQVFYFDFGSVEYVTVENLRLLPPSKIQCPFPLAINCSLANCVPISGAWTSDDSILMQKIIDNKQAVIHIRRLIPLTNVDFKLECDVTTFEHGVSLAHALVFHDRAKLLNPKLVYPVIMDAKEKHRLYMSQNNFKSDTTETVTITHVVSPDKFFVRRSHLQSVYEKLTEDLEQEFSLESNFGTVYLPEIGMVCAAHVGGSARGTARGGAQWARGAVAELAPRGRVRLLLPDCGRAPLLHWQRLRHLPHKYTTLSALATECHLAGITPANKKWSKASVEFLQRYEGKLLELQVEDNRHRRGHRSQGSIGVTLYDKEDIDNVICINTEMVKHKFAITFGIYGFNKNLAEQQQATPKQSPPQKLSQTKPRVEEVVAKSPKNNTDSDSSDNMQAKDKGPLRLEAKILYYESPSHIYISLLQQQKNFNELFEAIQKYYSKSKTQSKDDWKVGDRCCSLCNLSNTWRRANILELDNDTAKVFYGDFACTETVPRANLRVLTSEFAAIGDAALKCHLYGIIPAIGEEWPLVTKECLKELLDFYKRVFITKLGNFKDNSMPIEIWVYHTVQGGALEPNTSEWRCLNKIIIERGLGVPDKTQVVDSTDNLDDLGDTLSFLNIKGSINEWLQLEPIPMVPLKSIIKENSEGESSANTSMSVRESDDSKDRSTESPESSNVMYITDWLPPEPLTCKEFTALPTYIDNDGIIYLHDVSQQDTLDLIRKALDVRFKNPDPKAQYMKWAVGEPCAALYYLDNRYYRGRVVEVNKEDSNCLIHYIDYGNEELCSFENLRKSVPLHQIATQANKCILNRIRPVNTHWDRQTLDYIHKSIVEKKCHVKICGEPINGIYPIELKFDKLKINDHLVDFEMAEYSDGSKALIRKFAPSEDLTNNEKQDVTLETDSGPDYIVVEESDNTIEQLSTTSDSFDHSLKGTDWNKLMEQEEASLEGKYISYPKDLQEEFKCNISIINDLNTLQLSIIFDEDTTRTYDQMFEELQNESTNMTPLNGIFENKACIALFPEDGRWYRASILQFSETKNLLKVKYVDYGNTEVISLADTREISEEWVSLPPATISAKLHGVKVNPEIDITVVTEAYSKTFLDQGPFHVKVISYNDSLPLVELKNDDDDLVYTELIEKNIFLKCE